A part of Onthophagus taurus isolate NC chromosome 7, IU_Otau_3.0, whole genome shotgun sequence genomic DNA contains:
- the LOC111428676 gene encoding membralin isoform X2, producing MSSNATPSDNVNPQNVHNRNRLRNNNNQNPAFNMRDQLFRTIFFRVAIMYARSFPKPVRRLLEFIILVKAIAAFFVLVYIHMVFTKTPASCLNHVKDTWPRDGILRVEILDASRSGNRERREQLQSDVDFNNYFLDRDGFVAIDPTAVEENINNENKFHSKDFTKLDSKGRNVLSDWQKLKTLTDDYVRKKEEQLQISKRSIITPTSEINLSSSLFDKPTGNVYDEEQSESIGKKSNKDEYIVEYSLEYGFLRLSLAARQRLNVPVQTVVLDPWKDECFGDYFTRFMLSEFLGYDDILMLSIKPLAEQEKNKGFLRNVATGEHFRFVSMWMARTSYIAAFFIMIVFTVSVSLLLHYSHHQIFVFIVEVLHMIEYNVPITFPAASLLTVILALVGMEAIMSEFFNDTTTAFYIILIIWVADQFDGICSYTTITKRHWLRFFYLYQFTFYAYHYRFNGQYSGLALVCSWLFIQHSMVYFFHHYELPAILHQAQIEQVLRQTAQSETRIVAGFANPLAVRLSQLVSAVRSSATTQTTNSVAEATTSTSTTHMSTVGTSAQPITSTQTSQTTPASVEFGQQTSPLTSTTAVASQTTDRPSIRPSGGSDEP from the exons atgtcctCCAACGCAACACCTTCGGATAATGTTAATccacaaaatgtgcacaaccGCAACAGATTAAGAAACAACAACAACCAAAACCCCGCTTTTAATATGCGCGACCAATTATTTCGTACCATATTCTTCAGAGTAGCCATTATGTACGCTAGGTCATTTCCAAAACCTGTACGAAGACTTCTTGAATTTATAATCCTTGTGAAGGCAATTGCAGCCTTTTTTGTGTTAGTATACATACATATGGTGTTTACAAAAACACCGGCTTCTTGCCTCAATCATGTTAAGGATACATGGCCTCGAGATGGAATATTACGTGTTGAAATTTTGGATGCCTCAAGGAGTGGTAATCGCGAACGAAGAGAGCAATTACAATCCGATGtggattttaataattattttttggatAGAGATGGGTTTGTGGCAATTGATCCTACAGCAGTTGAGGAAA atataaataatgaaaataaattccaTTCAAAAGATTTTACAAAACTAGATAGTAAAGGTCGTAATGTACTCAGTGATTggcaaaaacttaaaactttaACTGATGATTATGTAAGGAAAAAAGAAGAGCAATTACAAATAAGCAAAAGATCCATAATAACGCCAACatcagaaattaatttatcctCCTCATTGTTTGATAAACCAACTGGGAATGTCTATGATGAGGAGCAATCTGAAAGTATtggaaaaa AATCTAATAAAGACGAATATATCGTTGAGTATTCATTAGAATATGGATTTTTAAGATTAAGTCTTGCTGCAAGGCAAAGATTGAATGTACCTGTACAAACTGTCGTGTTAGATCCTTGGAAGGACGAATGTTTTGGAGATTATTTCACTCGGTTTATGTTATCAGAATTTTTGGGGTATGATGATATATTGATGTTGTCAATTAAACCTCTTGcagaacaagaaaaaaataaaggatttttaag aaatGTTGCTACTGGGGAACATTTTAGATTCGTTAGTATGTGGATGGCGCGAACTTCTTATATTGCAGCTTTTTTCATCATGATTGTGTTT aCGGTTTCTGTTTCACTTCTACTTCATTATTCTCACCATcaaatctttgtttttatcG TTGAAGTTCTGCACATGATTGAATATAACGTCCCAATAACGTTTCCAGCAGCTTCGTTGTTGACCGTTATTTTGGCGCTAGTCG gAATGGAGGCGATCATGTCTGAATTTTTCAACGATACCACAACGGCTTTTTATATCATACTTATCATTTGGGTGGCAGATCAATTTGACGGTATTTGCAGTTATACTACCATCACCAAGCGGCATTGGCTACG GTTCTTCTACCTGTATCAATTCACATTCTACGCTTATCACTATCGTTTCAACGGTCAATACAGCGGATTAGCATTGGTTTGTTCTTGGTTATTTATTCAG CATTCTATGGTATACTTTTTCCATCACTACGAGTTGCCGGCGATCTTGCACCAGGCGCAGATTGAACAGGTGTTGCGACAAACAGCTCAGAGCGAAACCAGGATTGTCGCGGGATTCGCGAACCCGTTGGCCGTACGTCTGTCTCAACTAGTGTCCGCCGTGAGGTCATCAGCGACCACACAGACCACAAACAGTGTCGCCGAGGCCACCACGTCCACGTCGACAACGCATATGTCCACTGTTGGTACGTCCGCACAACCGATCACCTCAACCCAAACGAGCCAAACAACACCGGCCTCGGTCGAATTTGGACAGCAGACTTCACCCTTGACATCGACTACGGCAGTGGCCAGCCAGACAACGGATAGACCATCGATACGGCCGAGCGGTGGTTCCGATGAGCCTTAG
- the LOC111428676 gene encoding membralin isoform X1 — protein sequence MSSNATPSDNVNPQNVHNRNRLRNNNNQNPAFNMRDQLFRTIFFRVAIMYARSFPKPVRRLLEFIILVKAIAAFFVLVYIHMVFTKTPASCLNHVKDTWPRDGILRVEILDASRSGNRERREQLQSDVDFNNYFLDRDGFVAIDPTAVEESKKVTEPLSKTNNINNENKFHSKDFTKLDSKGRNVLSDWQKLKTLTDDYVRKKEEQLQISKRSIITPTSEINLSSSLFDKPTGNVYDEEQSESIGKKSNKDEYIVEYSLEYGFLRLSLAARQRLNVPVQTVVLDPWKDECFGDYFTRFMLSEFLGYDDILMLSIKPLAEQEKNKGFLRNVATGEHFRFVSMWMARTSYIAAFFIMIVFTVSVSLLLHYSHHQIFVFIVEVLHMIEYNVPITFPAASLLTVILALVGMEAIMSEFFNDTTTAFYIILIIWVADQFDGICSYTTITKRHWLRFFYLYQFTFYAYHYRFNGQYSGLALVCSWLFIQHSMVYFFHHYELPAILHQAQIEQVLRQTAQSETRIVAGFANPLAVRLSQLVSAVRSSATTQTTNSVAEATTSTSTTHMSTVGTSAQPITSTQTSQTTPASVEFGQQTSPLTSTTAVASQTTDRPSIRPSGGSDEP from the exons atgtcctCCAACGCAACACCTTCGGATAATGTTAATccacaaaatgtgcacaaccGCAACAGATTAAGAAACAACAACAACCAAAACCCCGCTTTTAATATGCGCGACCAATTATTTCGTACCATATTCTTCAGAGTAGCCATTATGTACGCTAGGTCATTTCCAAAACCTGTACGAAGACTTCTTGAATTTATAATCCTTGTGAAGGCAATTGCAGCCTTTTTTGTGTTAGTATACATACATATGGTGTTTACAAAAACACCGGCTTCTTGCCTCAATCATGTTAAGGATACATGGCCTCGAGATGGAATATTACGTGTTGAAATTTTGGATGCCTCAAGGAGTGGTAATCGCGAACGAAGAGAGCAATTACAATCCGATGtggattttaataattattttttggatAGAGATGGGTTTGTGGCAATTGATCCTACAGCAGTTGAGGAAAGTAAGAAAGTCACTGAACCGCTTTCTAAAACAAATA atataaataatgaaaataaattccaTTCAAAAGATTTTACAAAACTAGATAGTAAAGGTCGTAATGTACTCAGTGATTggcaaaaacttaaaactttaACTGATGATTATGTAAGGAAAAAAGAAGAGCAATTACAAATAAGCAAAAGATCCATAATAACGCCAACatcagaaattaatttatcctCCTCATTGTTTGATAAACCAACTGGGAATGTCTATGATGAGGAGCAATCTGAAAGTATtggaaaaa AATCTAATAAAGACGAATATATCGTTGAGTATTCATTAGAATATGGATTTTTAAGATTAAGTCTTGCTGCAAGGCAAAGATTGAATGTACCTGTACAAACTGTCGTGTTAGATCCTTGGAAGGACGAATGTTTTGGAGATTATTTCACTCGGTTTATGTTATCAGAATTTTTGGGGTATGATGATATATTGATGTTGTCAATTAAACCTCTTGcagaacaagaaaaaaataaaggatttttaag aaatGTTGCTACTGGGGAACATTTTAGATTCGTTAGTATGTGGATGGCGCGAACTTCTTATATTGCAGCTTTTTTCATCATGATTGTGTTT aCGGTTTCTGTTTCACTTCTACTTCATTATTCTCACCATcaaatctttgtttttatcG TTGAAGTTCTGCACATGATTGAATATAACGTCCCAATAACGTTTCCAGCAGCTTCGTTGTTGACCGTTATTTTGGCGCTAGTCG gAATGGAGGCGATCATGTCTGAATTTTTCAACGATACCACAACGGCTTTTTATATCATACTTATCATTTGGGTGGCAGATCAATTTGACGGTATTTGCAGTTATACTACCATCACCAAGCGGCATTGGCTACG GTTCTTCTACCTGTATCAATTCACATTCTACGCTTATCACTATCGTTTCAACGGTCAATACAGCGGATTAGCATTGGTTTGTTCTTGGTTATTTATTCAG CATTCTATGGTATACTTTTTCCATCACTACGAGTTGCCGGCGATCTTGCACCAGGCGCAGATTGAACAGGTGTTGCGACAAACAGCTCAGAGCGAAACCAGGATTGTCGCGGGATTCGCGAACCCGTTGGCCGTACGTCTGTCTCAACTAGTGTCCGCCGTGAGGTCATCAGCGACCACACAGACCACAAACAGTGTCGCCGAGGCCACCACGTCCACGTCGACAACGCATATGTCCACTGTTGGTACGTCCGCACAACCGATCACCTCAACCCAAACGAGCCAAACAACACCGGCCTCGGTCGAATTTGGACAGCAGACTTCACCCTTGACATCGACTACGGCAGTGGCCAGCCAGACAACGGATAGACCATCGATACGGCCGAGCGGTGGTTCCGATGAGCCTTAG
- the LOC111428673 gene encoding lysM and putative peptidoglycan-binding domain-containing protein 2 produces the protein MDERSRYEKLSIRESARSLKRYGSTNKHTIRENYIKHIISPGDTLQGIALKYGVTMEQIRRANRLWTSDSLFLREHLLIPETENNSIYEKSDNLNNILPTSTPTSPDLYENTNDFLGKIDAAIATTKEDLKRVQKNSKISQDINGYGISNESSSDKRNTIAPTRTVVAQDHKIRTSMKRHEWQQEELFEL, from the exons atggaTGAAAGAAGTCGTTATGAAAAATTGTCTATTAGGGAATCAGCTAGGTCTTTGAAGAGGTATGGAAGTACAAATAAGCATACTATTCGAGAGAACTATATAAAACATATCATCTCACCTGGAGATACACTACAAGGGATTGCTTTAAAATATGGTGTCACT atggaacaaaTTCGCAGAGCTAATCGCTTGTGGACTAGTGATAGCTTATTCTTAAGAGAACATTTATTGATACCAGAAACAGAAAATAATAGTATATACGAAAAATcagataatttaaataatattcttCCTACCAGCACGCCAACCTCTCCAGATTTATATGAAAATACCAATGATTTCTTAGGAAAAATTGATGCTGCTATTGCTACTACAAAAGAAGATTTGAAAAGGGTCCAGAAAAACAGCAa gaTATCCCAAGATATAAATGGTTATGGAATCTCGAATGAATCATCAAGCGATAAAAGAAATACTATTGCCCCTACAAGAACAGTAGTTGCTCAAGATCACAAAATTAGAACCTCAATGAAAAGACACGAATGGCAACAAGAGGAACTTTTCGAATTAtaa
- the LOC111428674 gene encoding small ribosomal subunit protein eS17 — MGRVRTKTVKKASKVIIEKYYTRLTLDFHTNKRICEEIAVIPTKPLRNKIAGFVTHLMKRLRHSQVRGISIKLQEEERERRDNYVPEVSALEHDIIEVDPQTKEMLKTLEFNNITGLQLTQPSASAGFNRRA, encoded by the coding sequence ATGGGTCGTGTACGTACAAAGACAGTGAAAAAAGCCTCTAAGGTTATCATCGAAAAATACTACACACGTTTGACATTGGATTTCCATACGAACAAGCGTATTTGCGAAGAAATCGCCGTTATTCCCACAAAACCGTTGAGAAATAAAATCGCCGGTTTCGTTACGCATTTGATGAAACGCCTTCGCCACTCACAAGTTAGAGGAATTTCCATCAAACTTCAAGAAGAAGAAAGGGAAAGGCGTGATAACTACGTTCCGGAAGTATCTGCTTTGGAACATGACATTATTGAAGTTGATCCGCAAACTAAGGAGATGTTGAAGACTTTGGAGTTCAACAACATCACCGGTTTACAATTAACGCAACCTTCCGCGTCCGCCGGATTCAATAGACGCGCTTAA